The following are encoded in a window of Gossypium raimondii isolate GPD5lz chromosome 13, ASM2569854v1, whole genome shotgun sequence genomic DNA:
- the LOC105783710 gene encoding probable inactive purple acid phosphatase 1 — MRELGLILLSVLLIFATLEVVASHGDQPLSTITVQRATFALHYQAYIKVSPTLLGLKGQNTDWVTVEFSSPNPSVEDWIGVFSPSNFSASSCPAPADNPWVEPPLLCSAPIKYQYANYSTPKYKETGKGSLKLQLINQRSDFSFALFSGGLSNPKAVAVSNKVAFSNPKAPVYPRLAQGKVWNEMTVTWTSGYGIGEAVPFVEWGPKGGQPIRSPAGTLTFDRNSMCGEPARTVGWRDPGFIHTSFLKELWPNTLYTYKLGHILSNGTYVWSQEYKFRASPYPGQNSLQRVVIFGDMGKAEADGSNEYNDFQHGSLNTTKQLIRDLNNIDIAFLIGDICYANGYLSQWDQFTAQVEPIASTVPFMIASGNHERDWPGSGSFYGNKDSGGECGVLAETMFYVPTENRAKFWYSTDYGMFRFCVADTEHDWREGTEQYQFIEHCLASVDRQKQPWLIFLAHRVLGYSSATFYADTGSFGEPMGRESLQKLWQKYKVDIAIYGHAHHYERTCPIYQNICTNKEKQHYKGAMNGTIHVVAGGGGAGLAEFTTLNTKWSFFKDYDYGFVKLTVFDHSSLLFEYKKSSDGKVYDSFTISRNYRDILACTVDSCPSTTLAS; from the exons ATGAGAGAATTGGGATTGATTTTATTGTCTGTTCTATTAATTTTTGCAACACTTGAAGTGGTTGCTTCACATGGAGATCAGCCTCTTTCAACTATTACCGTTCAAAGGGCAACTTTTGCTCTCCATTATCAAGCTTACATAAAAGTCTCACCTACCCTTCTTGGGTTGAAG GGTCAAAATACAGATTGGGTGACAGTGGAGTTCAGTTCTCCAAATCCATCAGTTGAGGATTGGATTGGAGTGTTTTCTCCTTCCAATTTCAG CGCTTCTTCCTGTCCTGCTCCAGCTGATAATCCATGGGTAGAGCCTCCATTGTTGTGTTCAGCTCCTATTAAG TATCAGTATGCAAACTACAGTACTCCAAAGTACAAAGAAACTGGAAAAGGCTCGTTGAAGCTTCAGTTGATTAACCAGAGATCTGATTTCTCTTTCGCGCTATTTTCCGGCGGTTTGTCAAAT CCAAAGGCTGTAGCGGTGTCGAATAAAGTTGCATTCTCAAATCCAAAAGCACCAGTTTACCCACGATTAGCTCAAGGAAAAGTATGGAATGAA ATGACTGTTACATGGACCAGTGGATATGGGATTGGTGAAGCTGTACCTTTTGTTGAATGGGGTCCAAAAGGAGGACAGCCAATTCGTTCACCAGCTGGAACGCTTACTTTTGATAGGAACAGCATGTGTG GTGAACCTGCAAGAACAGTGGGATGGCGAGATCCCGGATTTATACACACCAGTTTTCTGAAGGAGTTGTGGCCCAACACATT GTACACCTATAAGCTTGGACATATTTTGTCCAATGGAACATATGTTTGGAGTCAAGAATACAAGTTTAGAGCATCTCCTTATCCTGGTCAAAATTCTTTACAACGGGTCGTCATTTTTGGAGACATGGGAAAG GCTGAAGCTGATGGTTCCAATGAGTACAATGATTTCCAGCATGGCTCTCTAAACACTACAAAGCAGCTTATTAGAGACTTGAATAACATCGATATAGCCTTCCTAATTGGAGACATATGTTATGCGAATGGGTACCTTTCACAATGGGACCAATTTACTGCACAAGTTGAGCCGATTGCTTCAACCGTTCCTTTCATGATTGCAAG TGGTAACCATGAGCGTGACTGGCCGGGAAGTGGATCCTTCTACGGGAACAAGGATTCCGGGGGAGAATGTGGCGTGTTGGCGGAGACTATGTTTTATGTCCCTACTGAAAACAGAGCAAAGTTCTG GTACTCCACGGACTACGGCATGTTCCGGTTCTGTGTAGCTGACACGGAACATGATTGGAGGGAAGGGACAGAGCAATATCAATTCATCGAGCACTGCCTTGCATCTGTTGATAGACAAAAGCAACCGTGGCTGATTTTCCTTGCACATAGAGTGTTGGGTTATTCTTCTGCAACCTTTTACGCTGATACGGGATCTTTTGGGGAACCAATGGGAAGGGAGAGCCTCCAAAAACTTTGGCAGAAGTACAAAGTTGACATTGCCATCTATGGCCATGCACACCACTATGAACGTACATGTCCGATTTACCAG AATATATGCACCAACAAGGAGAAACAACATTACAAAGGCGCCATGAACGGGACGATACATGTGGTTGCCGGTGGCGGAGGAGCAGGCCTCGCAGAATTTACAACCCTAAACACCAAATGGAGTTTCTTCAAAGACTACGATTATGGATTCGTAAAACTCACGGTGTTTGACCATTCGAGCCTCTTATTCGAATACAAGAAGAGCAGTGATGGAAAAGTGTATGATTCTTTCACAATATCCCGGAACTATAGGGACATCTTGGCTTGCACTGTTGATAGCTGCCCAAGTACAACCCTTGCCTcataa